CACGGCTATCTCATTTTATCCAAACGCGGCAGCAATACTTCCATCTTCTTCAAGGAAGAAAAGCACGGTTAACGTGCCTGGATAAGTTTTTTTAGGTTCAGATGGAGAAAAGCATTTCTCTATAGCAAACTCCATCTGTATCTAAGAAAAAGTTGATGTTGTAAACTAATGACAATCATATTTTGGTATTAAAATCTCCCACCATTTCCTGAAGATCTGTCGAAGAATATTCCAGATTATCTGTTACTTCTTTTAATCTTATGGTTTTACTTAAAATATCTTCTAACAAACTCAGGGATTCCTCACTGCTGCTTGCTCCTCTGGCAGTTCTTTTATTTATCTTCTCTGCAGAGGTGTTTATGTTTGTCACCATATTACTTATGTCAGTACTTTCTTTATTGGTTATTTTAAGAATGGTTTCCATTTTTTCTGTTATATCTGTTATATTATTTACAATATACTTAAAAGAATCTATACTATTTTTTACGCCGTTTGAAGAATTTTTAACTTTGAAATTTATATCATTAATATCCTGAAAAGTATTATTAGTCTCATTTTGAATATTGGAAACTATCAACCCTATGGATTGAGTAGCTTCCTCTGTTTCAATGGCCAATTTTGATATTTCCTCTGCTACCACTCCAAATCCTTTACCTAATTCTCCTGCCCGTGCAGCTTCTATAGTTGCATTTAATGCTAAAAGCTGGGTTTGCTGGCTTATACTGTTGATACTTGTAACTACTTTGGTTATGGAATCAGAGTGATTCTGAAGCACGTGAATTCTATCTAAAGTTACTTTCATGGTTTTTTCCAGTTCATTTATTGAATTCAGTACATCATTTGAAAAATCATTTGCTTTAACAGCATGTTCACTGGTATTAACTATCTTATTTGCAGCTTGATGAATAAGGGAAGCCATTTCTTGTATGGAAGCTGAAAGACCATTAAAATGTTCTTTAGTATTTTGAAATATAGTATTTTGATTTTTTGATATATCTACCAGGCCATCCACAGTTTTAGCTACAGTATTCATGCTCTCTTTTATGTTATTGGTCAAATTTGAAACTACTTTTACAGAGTTCTTTGAGGTTTTTGATGAAATATCAACTCTTTTTATCATAGTCATCTGGTTATTGATAAATTTGTTAAACCACCTGGAAAGTTCACCTAGTTCGTCATAAGAAAGCTTGTCCACTCGTTTGGTTAAATCCCCTTCCCCTTCAGCTAATTGATGGAGTATATCTACAGTCTTATTTAAGGGTGTTACAACTAGCTTTTGTGAAGATATGCAGCTTACCGCAGTTATTAAAAGCCAGGTTATAATTGAGCTTATAATACCTATAATTGTATTTGTATTATAAGCTATGGTATTTATTAATATAGCAGCAGCTGTACTAATTGATATTA
This window of the Clostridium kluyveri DSM 555 genome carries:
- a CDS encoding methyl-accepting chemotaxis protein encodes the protein MMKLKIMYLLNRRIKGQSEKVFEGISKGRKKALENWFKDKWMQLENTCNIIRCFQEDDKKLLEELKEELNQYKDFCELFILNDTGTVIESTCSKHIGLNMSYFPNYEKGIKGEKFMYGPYEDENTLDIDLSKKKFADQVTLLFSMPYTDCCESKKILIGRVLNDDMSNVIQDEDTHVYKDSGDNYLFMVKTNRDILPGTAISRSRFEDNTFTMGDNLKDGIRTLKWGIVKIKNHTEFEIRFTDPETGDLHPGVRNTIKNKDNLDCWPGYPDYRHIMVGGKGTLITPPHSDEIWGMMCEGDIAEIYNFKSLNLKLPIIISISTAAAILINTIAYNTNTIIGIISSIITWLLITAVSCISSQKLVVTPLNKTVDILHQLAEGEGDLTKRVDKLSYDELGELSRWFNKFINNQMTMIKRVDISSKTSKNSVKVVSNLTNNIKESMNTVAKTVDGLVDISKNQNTIFQNTKEHFNGLSASIQEMASLIHQAANKIVNTSEHAVKANDFSNDVLNSINELEKTMKVTLDRIHVLQNHSDSITKVVTSINSISQQTQLLALNATIEAARAGELGKGFGVVAEEISKLAIETEEATQSIGLIVSNIQNETNNTFQDINDINFKVKNSSNGVKNSIDSFKYIVNNITDITEKMETILKITNKESTDISNMVTNINTSAEKINKRTARGASSSEESLSLLEDILSKTIRLKEVTDNLEYSSTDLQEMVGDFNTKI